In Fimbriiglobus ruber, a genomic segment contains:
- a CDS encoding ASCH domain-containing protein produces the protein MTKTAKGASPLKALSIRQPWAWLIVNGHKPYENRTWSTKVRGEILIHASKAFDKAGYAWVRENFPEIDMPLPQQFPRGGIVGKANLWEVATASSSPWFSGPFGFCLARAKPTHFKACQGQLGFFIPSELSEAA, from the coding sequence ATGACGAAAACTGCGAAAGGCGCAAGCCCTTTGAAGGCGCTAAGCATCCGGCAACCCTGGGCGTGGCTCATCGTCAATGGGCACAAACCTTACGAGAACAGAACTTGGTCCACAAAGGTAAGAGGCGAGATCTTGATCCATGCCAGCAAGGCCTTCGACAAAGCCGGCTACGCTTGGGTCCGTGAGAACTTCCCTGAAATCGACATGCCTTTGCCCCAACAGTTTCCCCGCGGTGGGATCGTCGGAAAAGCCAATTTGTGGGAAGTGGCGACGGCAAGTTCCTCTCCGTGGTTTTCCGGTCCGTTCGGCTTCTGTCTGGCCCGAGCGAAGCCTACCCATTTCAAAGCCTGCCAAGGTCAACTCGGCTTTTTCATTCCGAGCGAACTGAGTGAGGCCGCATGA
- a CDS encoding Lar family restriction alleviation protein: MTGTELLPCPFCRSTDIKLYGNDWFVACENCDAQGPKALNPADSAISFWNTRNTAASGAGTAASTGRSTEGVEGSQSLIEKLAARADRADMWTGETPVIWLKEAEYVIRQHQGELFLGYCAHNGLCVRDRAAPSALTEAERREAVEAMTARIIKEAFALEGIPIKAIFAENLLGQAALAALLEKYELRRRR; encoded by the coding sequence ATGACCGGAACTGAACTTCTTCCGTGCCCCTTCTGCCGCTCGACAGACATCAAGCTTTACGGCAACGACTGGTTTGTTGCCTGTGAGAATTGTGACGCGCAGGGTCCGAAAGCCTTGAACCCGGCGGACAGCGCGATTTCTTTCTGGAATACCCGTAACACCGCAGCTAGCGGAGCTGGCACCGCTGCAAGCACTGGGCGTAGCACCGAAGGGGTGGAAGGCTCTCAGTCGTTGATAGAGAAGTTGGCTGCAAGAGCCGATCGGGCAGATATGTGGACCGGCGAAACGCCAGTCATCTGGCTGAAGGAAGCAGAGTACGTCATCCGCCAGCATCAAGGCGAACTGTTCCTGGGATACTGCGCGCATAATGGCCTATGCGTTCGAGATCGTGCCGCACCCTCCGCCCTGACCGAAGCCGAAAGGCGGGAAGCGGTGGAGGCAATGACGGCACGGATCATTAAGGAAGCCTTCGCCTTGGAAGGAATACCAATCAAGGCGATTTTCGCCGAGAACCTGCTCGGCCAGGCAGCCCTCGCCGCCCTGCTGGAGAAGTACGAACTGCGGAGGCGGAGATGA
- a CDS encoding enolase C-terminal domain-like protein, which produces MTMHRDSAVQEVRVRSVRVPMTEPHKTAGGIVAESPLILTDVVTDSGTIGHSLLFTYTPAALKPTAELIRNIEPLIKGEPLAPAEIEQKLTKKFRLLGTQGLVGMALAAIDMAMWDALARIHDLPLVRLLGGSVKPIRCYGPVGFDGEEGSARAAERAVSRGFRGVKAKIGYATVKEDVNVVRAMRKAVGPDVAIMVDYNQCLTPAEAIARLRVLDDEGLVWVEEPTLAHDYAGHARVSREARTPIQCGENWWGILDMRHAIEAGASDLVMPDVMKIGGVTGWLRAATLAQANNLQVSSHLWPEISARLLCCTPTAHWLEYADWWNPILAEPLRVVDGIAIVEDAPGSGVEWDEAAVQRFVV; this is translated from the coding sequence ATGACAATGCACCGTGATTCGGCAGTTCAAGAAGTACGTGTGCGGTCCGTCCGAGTGCCAATGACCGAACCGCACAAAACCGCCGGAGGCATCGTCGCGGAATCCCCGCTGATCTTGACAGACGTTGTCACCGACAGCGGCACTATTGGCCACAGCCTGCTGTTCACCTACACGCCGGCCGCGCTCAAGCCTACAGCCGAATTGATCCGTAACATCGAACCGCTGATTAAGGGCGAGCCGTTGGCCCCCGCCGAAATCGAGCAAAAGCTAACAAAGAAGTTCCGACTGCTCGGAACACAGGGCTTGGTCGGCATGGCGCTCGCGGCTATCGATATGGCAATGTGGGACGCACTGGCCCGCATCCATGACTTGCCGCTCGTGCGGCTATTGGGCGGGTCTGTAAAGCCTATCCGCTGTTACGGCCCTGTGGGATTCGATGGCGAGGAAGGTTCCGCGAGGGCCGCCGAGCGAGCCGTTTCCCGAGGGTTCAGGGGCGTCAAGGCTAAAATCGGCTATGCCACCGTGAAGGAAGACGTAAACGTCGTCCGAGCCATGCGAAAAGCCGTCGGCCCGGATGTCGCCATCATGGTGGATTACAACCAGTGCCTGACGCCAGCCGAGGCAATCGCGCGGTTGCGAGTGCTCGACGATGAAGGTCTCGTATGGGTTGAAGAGCCGACACTTGCCCACGATTACGCCGGGCACGCGCGGGTATCGCGAGAGGCCCGCACGCCCATCCAGTGCGGGGAGAACTGGTGGGGTATCCTCGATATGAGACACGCGATCGAGGCGGGGGCGTCGGACCTTGTGATGCCGGACGTGATGAAGATCGGCGGGGTCACCGGGTGGCTCCGCGCTGCGACTCTCGCACAGGCGAACAACCTCCAGGTGTCCAGCCACCTGTGGCCTGAGATCAGCGCACGATTGTTGTGCTGCACACCGACCGCTCACTGGCTTGAGTACGCAGACTGGTGGAACCCGATCCTTGCGGAACCGTTACGCGTCGTGGACGGCATAGCGATCGTCGAGGACGCTCCTGGATCGGGCGTGGAATGGGATGAGGCCGCCGTGCAGCGCTTTGTCGTTTGA
- a CDS encoding tautomerase family protein has protein sequence MPFVRITLLQGMSDTQVRAIADGIHQAMVETIDVPPADRFQVVHVVAPGRLIADPSYLGVRRSEVVVFVEISLHKGRSDEMKQVLHRRQPNGGGR, from the coding sequence ATGCCGTTTGTTCGGATCACACTGCTCCAAGGGATGAGCGATACCCAGGTTCGAGCTATCGCCGATGGCATCCATCAGGCAATGGTCGAGACTATAGACGTGCCGCCGGCGGACCGGTTCCAAGTCGTCCATGTGGTCGCCCCTGGGCGGCTGATTGCCGATCCATCGTACCTCGGTGTGCGGCGATCGGAAGTGGTCGTGTTTGTGGAGATCAGCTTGCACAAGGGCCGCTCGGACGAGATGAAGCAAGTGCTTCATCGGCGACAACCTAACGGTGGCGGCCGTTAG
- a CDS encoding DUF1559 domain-containing protein, with amino-acid sequence MLNARRTAFTLIELLVVIAIIAILIGLLLPAVQKVREAAARSTCSNNLKQMGLAIHNCASTYQGLLPPGIGSFPTPGLGSGLTGGGYGGLLYHLLPYIEQQNAYNQSVTASGGYSIELGGNPQGATRRIPIKTYLCPSDPTVPSTSGSDQVGSYCYNGTIFMTDSKGLPNLTSTFTDGTSNTILLSEQYGGFKPTFPNSFYSLWWWDYNSFQAPKGGDGDCGSSTGFQGPSYIPLFQPPISYCTANTVSISWTTISVCMCRATSPHTGVINNVLADGSVRTISSSITGATYYAAVTPNQGDMLGSDW; translated from the coding sequence ATGCTAAATGCTCGCCGTACCGCCTTCACCCTCATTGAATTATTGGTGGTGATCGCCATCATCGCCATTCTGATCGGCCTGCTTTTACCGGCCGTTCAAAAGGTCCGCGAAGCTGCGGCGAGGTCCACCTGCTCTAATAATCTCAAGCAAATGGGCCTCGCGATTCACAACTGCGCGTCGACCTATCAAGGTCTTCTTCCGCCGGGTATCGGCAGCTTTCCCACCCCGGGACTGGGCTCGGGTCTGACCGGCGGCGGCTATGGCGGATTGCTTTACCATCTCTTGCCTTACATCGAACAACAGAACGCGTACAATCAATCCGTGACGGCCTCGGGTGGCTACAGCATAGAATTGGGCGGCAACCCGCAGGGCGCGACTCGTCGGATCCCGATCAAGACCTATCTCTGCCCCTCCGATCCCACCGTCCCATCCACATCCGGATCGGATCAAGTGGGTAGCTACTGTTATAACGGCACGATCTTCATGACCGACTCGAAAGGCCTGCCTAACCTGACCTCCACCTTTACGGACGGAACCTCGAACACGATCCTCCTTTCCGAACAGTACGGCGGTTTCAAGCCAACGTTCCCGAACAGCTTCTACAGCCTCTGGTGGTGGGATTATAACAGTTTCCAAGCTCCCAAAGGCGGTGACGGCGACTGCGGTAGCAGCACCGGCTTCCAGGGTCCTAGTTACATCCCACTTTTCCAACCCCCGATCAGCTATTGCACCGCCAACACGGTCAGCATTAGCTGGACGACCATCAGCGTCTGTATGTGCCGGGCCACCTCGCCACATACCGGCGTAATCAACAACGTCCTGGCGGATGGCAGCGTGCGCACCATTTCGTCCAGTATCACGGGGGCAACCTATTATGCAGCCGTGACCCCGAACCAGGGCGATATGCTGGGGAGCGACTGGTAA
- a CDS encoding ISAs1 family transposase, with the protein MPACTLYEALATLPDPRSRHGRIHPLPAVMGLVALAMLSGRKSLAGISRFGRQHGAPLAHALGFRRGKTPTVSTLSRTLRRFDPQDLEAALSRWVTGRFDPHAFEHIAIDGKTLRGSRHGDVPGHHLVAAYAPAVQAVLAQVRVDAKTNEHKAALELLGILPVRGKVVTGDAMFCQRDLATQVIDSGGDYVLVAKDNQPALVADIRAGFAFATAARSIAAATSP; encoded by the coding sequence ATGCCCGCGTGTACGCTGTACGAGGCCCTCGCCACCCTCCCCGATCCCCGCAGCCGCCACGGTCGCATTCATCCCCTCCCGGCGGTCATGGGACTGGTCGCTCTGGCCATGCTGAGTGGCCGCAAGAGCTTGGCCGGGATCTCCCGGTTCGGACGGCAGCACGGGGCTCCGCTGGCTCACGCCCTGGGCTTCCGGCGGGGCAAAACGCCGACCGTCTCGACCCTCTCCCGAACCCTCCGCCGCTTCGACCCCCAGGACCTCGAAGCGGCCCTGTCCCGGTGGGTGACCGGCCGGTTCGACCCCCACGCGTTCGAGCACATCGCGATCGACGGCAAGACGTTGCGAGGCAGCCGCCACGGGGACGTGCCCGGCCACCACTTGGTGGCCGCCTACGCACCCGCCGTCCAGGCCGTCCTCGCTCAGGTCCGGGTCGATGCCAAAACGAACGAACACAAGGCCGCCCTCGAACTCCTCGGTATCCTCCCCGTGCGGGGCAAAGTGGTCACCGGGGACGCCATGTTCTGTCAGCGCGATCTGGCCACCCAGGTGATCGATTCCGGGGGCGACTACGTCCTCGTGGCCAAGGACAACCAACCGGCCTTGGTCGCCGATATCCGAGCCGGATTCGCCTTCGCGACCGCCGCCCGATCGATCGCGGCGGCCACTTCCCCCTGA
- a CDS encoding ISAs1 family transposase has translation MATSVDKGHGRIEKRTLHTTTILTAEGKWKGAKQGFHVTRERTVKGKKTIEDVYGITSLSIQQANAATLLSILRDHWQIENGLHWVRDETLGEDRCRVRMGAAPQVLAAIRNAVVHLLADVDTENRPEAIEWLQIHHDEARALIGIPQSE, from the coding sequence GTGGCCACGTCGGTCGACAAGGGACATGGGCGGATCGAGAAGCGAACCCTCCACACGACGACGATTCTGACCGCCGAGGGGAAGTGGAAGGGGGCCAAGCAAGGGTTCCACGTCACCCGCGAGCGGACGGTCAAAGGGAAGAAGACGATCGAGGATGTGTACGGAATCACCAGTCTGTCGATCCAACAGGCGAATGCGGCGACACTTCTGTCCATCCTCCGGGATCACTGGCAGATCGAGAACGGATTGCATTGGGTCCGGGATGAGACCCTGGGCGAGGACCGCTGCCGGGTGCGGATGGGTGCGGCTCCGCAGGTCCTGGCCGCCATCCGGAACGCCGTCGTCCATCTGTTGGCCGATGTCGACACCGAGAACCGTCCGGAGGCCATCGAGTGGCTGCAAATCCACCACGATGAAGCCCGGGCGCTGATTGGGATCCCACAAAGTGAATAA
- a CDS encoding ArsR/SmtB family transcription factor, translating into MTDFKQAEQCAARLSALAEPNRMRIIDALRTGSRTVTELAMLLKVELINISVHLKKLRDADLVQGKKFGRFVEYSLKPEIASEDGAVYLDLGWCRVELPAVK; encoded by the coding sequence ATGACTGATTTCAAGCAGGCAGAGCAGTGTGCCGCGCGTCTTTCCGCGCTCGCGGAACCAAATCGCATGCGCATTATCGATGCCCTTCGCACGGGCAGCAGAACCGTCACCGAGCTGGCCATGCTCTTAAAAGTGGAGCTCATCAACATCAGTGTCCACCTCAAGAAACTGCGCGACGCCGATTTGGTTCAGGGGAAGAAATTTGGACGGTTCGTCGAGTATTCGTTGAAGCCGGAAATTGCGTCGGAGGACGGGGCGGTTTACCTGGACCTCGGGTGGTGTCGAGTTGAGCTTCCGGCGGTGAAGTAG
- a CDS encoding ArsR/SmtB family transcription factor: MIDYKKAKACADLLQALAEPTRLRIIELLLSGKKNVTELARDLNTEIVNTSHHLKILRHAGLVSNEKHGRKVEYSLHPDYFPDAEAASADFGWCRIEIYAEE, from the coding sequence ATGATCGATTACAAAAAGGCGAAGGCGTGCGCTGACCTCCTCCAGGCGTTGGCGGAACCGACCCGACTCCGGATCATCGAACTGCTTCTCTCCGGCAAAAAGAATGTCACCGAACTGGCCCGCGATCTAAATACAGAGATTGTCAATACCTCCCATCATTTAAAGATTCTCCGCCATGCCGGGCTCGTTTCAAACGAGAAGCATGGGCGGAAGGTCGAATACTCACTCCACCCGGATTATTTCCCAGATGCGGAAGCGGCTTCTGCGGACTTCGGCTGGTGCCGGATCGAGATTTACGCGGAGGAGTGA
- a CDS encoding phospholipase D family protein, which translates to MTRVLALILLASPALADPSITVAFSPHAGATEAVVQVISEAKQSVHVAAYGFTSRPIAEALVQAHQRGVDVEVVLDKSNASARYSEAGEIAAAGIPVGIDYRYAIMHDKFVIVDGVTVETGAFNFTAAAEEHNAENLLVLRDDPQVAGAYETNWERLWAESQTWLNP; encoded by the coding sequence ATGACCCGCGTCCTCGCTCTGATACTCCTCGCTTCCCCGGCCCTTGCCGATCCGTCGATCACCGTGGCATTCTCCCCTCACGCCGGAGCCACCGAAGCCGTGGTCCAGGTCATTTCGGAAGCGAAACAATCGGTCCATGTCGCGGCCTACGGATTCACCTCCCGGCCCATAGCCGAGGCGCTGGTCCAGGCTCACCAGCGAGGCGTCGATGTCGAAGTGGTGCTGGACAAGAGCAACGCGTCAGCCCGGTACTCGGAGGCAGGGGAAATCGCCGCAGCAGGCATCCCGGTCGGGATCGATTACCGGTACGCGATTATGCACGACAAATTCGTGATTGTGGACGGCGTGACCGTGGAAACGGGGGCGTTCAATTTCACCGCGGCAGCTGAGGAGCATAACGCAGAGAACCTGCTGGTCCTGCGGGATGATCCCCAGGTCGCAGGGGCGTATGAGACAAACTGGGAGCGGCTCTGGGCGGAAAGCCAGACGTGGCTTAACCCGTGA
- a CDS encoding helix-turn-helix domain-containing protein, giving the protein MDSTLFEMLLHEEESTYLDFKKQQYPFSRTTDDQKSELLKDIIGMANAWRRADSYILIGVEDVRGGRSNVIGIPASDQLADHSLQQFINNLTNRPISFLYEAFTFEGKQVGVIRIDEQQARPLYLKRDYGKLKKDEVYVRRGSSTDPTKPASPDEISLMGSAQTPTPPNLGLIKAYFYDLAVKAHELNAKGDTGNMEVWAKDVRTQIENALIGEQYHLFKRDSPADFQGTRQWLMANSQRLMAEHINPNYRIPSS; this is encoded by the coding sequence ATGGACAGTACCTTGTTTGAAATGCTTCTTCACGAGGAGGAATCGACATACCTCGATTTTAAGAAGCAGCAGTATCCATTCTCACGCACAACCGATGATCAGAAATCCGAGCTGCTGAAGGATATCATCGGAATGGCCAATGCTTGGCGCCGGGCCGACTCCTATATCCTGATCGGCGTCGAGGATGTGCGGGGAGGACGTAGCAATGTGATTGGAATCCCCGCGAGCGACCAACTGGCCGATCACTCCTTGCAGCAGTTCATCAATAACCTCACCAATCGCCCGATCTCCTTTCTTTACGAGGCATTTACTTTTGAAGGGAAACAGGTGGGTGTTATTCGAATTGACGAGCAACAGGCGAGGCCTCTTTACCTGAAGCGCGATTACGGCAAGCTGAAAAAGGATGAGGTGTATGTAAGGCGAGGTAGCTCGACTGATCCTACGAAGCCGGCCTCGCCGGATGAAATCTCGCTTATGGGTAGTGCGCAAACTCCAACTCCGCCCAATCTTGGGCTCATCAAAGCATATTTTTACGATTTGGCGGTGAAAGCACACGAGTTAAACGCCAAGGGCGACACGGGCAATATGGAGGTTTGGGCAAAAGATGTAAGGACTCAGATTGAGAATGCTTTAATTGGAGAGCAATATCATCTGTTCAAGAGAGATTCTCCTGCGGATTTTCAGGGAACCCGGCAGTGGCTGATGGCCAATAGCCAGAGGCTTATGGCCGAACACATCAACCCAAACTATCGGATTCCTTCTTCGTGA
- a CDS encoding metallophosphoesterase — protein sequence MSEVYFIADSHFGHCGIIQFSETKPFRPFTTIEEHDAELVRRWNSVVGPKDMVWHLGDFCFGKRNLEIAAQLNGNKKLVMGNHDMYATEDYLRYFTRLSGAVEYKGMILTHVPVHESQLARWYMNVHGHLHTKRVMRDRCHFGVLATTEPDPRFVCVSAEQIDLTPAPFDWILNKWAERNL from the coding sequence TTGAGCGAGGTTTATTTCATAGCCGATTCGCACTTCGGTCACTGCGGGATCATCCAGTTCAGCGAGACGAAACCCTTTCGTCCGTTCACGACAATCGAGGAGCACGACGCCGAACTGGTTCGCCGGTGGAACAGCGTCGTTGGCCCAAAGGACATGGTGTGGCACCTCGGGGACTTCTGCTTCGGGAAACGGAATCTTGAAATTGCAGCACAGTTGAACGGGAACAAGAAGCTCGTGATGGGCAACCACGATATGTACGCAACGGAGGATTACCTCCGGTACTTCACCCGGCTTTCAGGGGCGGTGGAGTACAAGGGGATGATCCTGACGCACGTCCCGGTTCACGAGTCCCAGCTTGCCCGGTGGTACATGAACGTCCACGGGCACCTGCACACGAAGCGGGTGATGCGTGACCGTTGTCACTTTGGCGTATTGGCGACCACGGAACCCGATCCGCGGTTTGTCTGCGTTTCGGCTGAGCAGATCGATTTAACTCCAGCCCCGTTCGACTGGATTCTGAACAAGTGGGCGGAGAGGAACTTATGA
- a CDS encoding SMEK domain-containing protein has protein sequence MVLKRTHALTFVADGLSLIKASCEQRGILGLFDNHKVAQHFFCQLLNAAYGLELVEMDRIQDNFPAIDLGDFNAKIAYQITATKRGDKVQNALDTFIRHQLNEKFTSLRILILGDRQQTYNRVKVPQGLLFSVDSDIIDIGNLLTHIATLDTVRIEEIQKILNQEMKFQSQIKLSPSDTCLNGLNIDIGVLREPPEESDKSETFTNDRVLRYVISKDKINDEQQVIITPQMDYLSCLRGTATVEAISYFYNPFKCQYPCLDITFVNNTGSSLAISEAVFEIAESVPDVSPVIVFKDDNAKMRLVIRNEGWGSVRNPVIKCNVLPTGALEIRPNPSIDHISAFEPYTQSFQLPDFEDLVSLDLESTFAALGVDLAAIQMPGFREQYSYVSHAMEHGLDKELWQHYGRFPDSESDAAWGPFPDGYAVVAGVLQYNDDVGAAYSLPFRVRVFLFQNKITLPRPPSYKYHIMLEPEGKKYEVFCPVSHSLQSGEVDRIHIRVGCLRSAQHKFRIRWRMNGGREVTSSPITLKHFVPKQWSKKRQALVEVGAPDGETQGHADPFQSMGCIEASILSTALMHQALRDQKHEK, from the coding sequence ATGGTTTTGAAACGAACACATGCATTAACCTTTGTTGCCGATGGCCTGAGCCTTATTAAAGCTTCGTGCGAACAACGGGGGATTCTAGGATTGTTCGATAATCACAAAGTTGCCCAGCACTTTTTCTGCCAGCTACTGAATGCTGCATATGGACTTGAACTTGTCGAGATGGATCGAATACAGGATAATTTCCCCGCGATTGATCTTGGCGATTTCAACGCAAAGATTGCATATCAGATCACTGCGACAAAGCGTGGCGACAAGGTACAAAACGCGCTTGACACCTTCATTCGCCATCAGCTCAACGAGAAATTTACGAGCCTAAGAATTCTTATTCTCGGAGATCGACAGCAAACCTATAACAGGGTGAAAGTTCCGCAAGGATTATTATTCAGTGTTGATTCTGACATCATCGATATTGGCAACCTGCTAACACATATAGCAACACTTGACACTGTCCGGATCGAAGAAATTCAGAAGATACTGAACCAGGAGATGAAGTTTCAGTCACAGATCAAGCTGTCTCCCAGCGACACATGCCTTAATGGTCTAAATATTGACATAGGCGTACTCCGCGAGCCACCGGAGGAGAGCGATAAGAGCGAGACATTCACAAATGATAGAGTTCTTCGATACGTCATCTCGAAAGATAAAATTAATGACGAGCAACAAGTAATAATAACCCCGCAAATGGATTACCTCTCTTGTCTCAGAGGCACTGCGACTGTTGAGGCAATCTCGTATTTCTACAATCCTTTTAAATGTCAGTATCCGTGCTTAGATATAACATTCGTTAATAATACTGGTTCATCTCTTGCAATATCAGAAGCAGTGTTTGAAATAGCAGAAAGCGTACCGGATGTTTCCCCGGTTATTGTGTTTAAAGATGATAATGCAAAAATGAGGCTCGTCATTCGTAACGAGGGCTGGGGATCTGTCCGAAATCCCGTGATCAAGTGCAACGTTCTTCCTACTGGAGCACTGGAAATACGTCCTAACCCATCAATCGATCACATATCTGCATTTGAGCCTTATACGCAATCATTTCAGCTTCCCGATTTCGAAGATCTCGTTTCCCTGGACCTTGAGTCTACATTTGCCGCGCTTGGCGTTGATCTTGCCGCCATCCAAATGCCTGGTTTTCGTGAACAATATTCGTACGTTAGCCATGCAATGGAACATGGCTTGGATAAGGAGCTATGGCAGCACTATGGCCGATTCCCAGACTCTGAATCTGATGCGGCATGGGGGCCATTCCCTGATGGTTATGCCGTTGTCGCTGGAGTACTTCAATACAACGATGATGTAGGAGCCGCCTATTCCTTACCATTCCGAGTGAGAGTATTTTTATTCCAAAACAAGATTACGCTTCCCAGACCGCCTAGCTATAAATACCACATCATGCTTGAACCAGAAGGCAAGAAATACGAGGTGTTTTGCCCAGTATCACATTCGCTACAAAGTGGAGAAGTTGATCGTATCCACATTCGTGTTGGGTGTTTGCGATCGGCACAGCATAAATTCCGAATAAGATGGCGAATGAACGGAGGCCGAGAGGTGACGAGCAGTCCGATTACGCTTAAGCATTTTGTGCCGAAACAATGGTCGAAAAAGCGACAAGCACTAGTCGAGGTTGGAGCACCAGACGGAGAAACACAAGGACATGCGGATCCATTTCAGAGTATGGGATGCATTGAAGCCAGTATTTTGAGCACCGCTTTGATGCATCAGGCGTTGCGAGATCAAAAGCATGAGAAATAA